The window aactttcagttataagatgaataagtcctGAGTGTTTAGTGTACGGCCtggtgactatagtcaataatactgtattgtatatttgacatttgctgagagagtagatcttaagtgttctcacaacgaaaacaaaaaaatggtgaccatgtgaagtgatggatatgctaattatcttgattgtgataATCAgatcattttatctattttttccttaatgatatatatatagtatatacctatgtgtatatacatatatttatacacatatatacaaactgtaattgtcaattataccttattAAGGCTGGAAAAAATATGGAGGATCCCAAAGAAGTTTTGTTTATGTGGATTATTTCTACCTGTATTTACCATGTAAGAAATTGGAACAGATACATTctctaatatttatatattatgtatttatgtattaattcaaCAATAAGGCTCTTATGtattaacataaataacatattctacaaaaaaaaccccatattTCCCCAACTAAAGAAATCATGAGAAGAATGGCTTCGTCTTACATTTTTGCCAATCTTTCTAATgtctggtttaaaaaataaacatttgatttcTCATATCTGCTCCTGCATCCAATGTGTTCTGATGTGTAGTTTCagtgaaattatattaatttggCAATAATTTGGAATTAATCTGGTATCACACAGATGTAGATGAAAAAACAGAACATAATTGTGGATACACCTGATACTGTCCCCAAATGCAACAAGTGGTAGCTTCTTAAAGACTAGTTCCAATGTGACTCTGAAACCACATCAATAACCTTTGCCTACCCTAGTGTGTTGATTTGCAACCTCAGGAGTCCCTGGGGTTGAAATTTGAAGCTGGCCCCCATACATggagggcaaggagagagaggaatgaGGCAGACATCTTCAGATTGAGGGGTCGCAGTTTTAACAAGCAAGGGAACTTACATGCTAGGTTTGTCTGGAGTGGCCGCAAGATGAGTGAACCTCCACATTGCTGCCAGCATCCTAAGCTTATGTAGAGCCCCTAACAGGCAGGATTTAGTCATATATACAGTTCATATGGTCTCAATAACACATTATTTTCTCAAAGCCATGTCCCTAATGTTGCTCCTACATTTCAAGGATAGGGGAGGGGATAAGGAGCCTCCAATGTCCTGAGTCCAATTTGCAGATCAATCAGCAGTCATAACCTCCTCCAACACGTTGTGCATTAAAATTCATCGGCCTACTGAGCACTTTGAGTAGATCTTTTACCCCTGCAAAGTTTTGTCCCCTCATACactggtcatttaaaaaatactggttcACTGAGTTGTGCAGATTTTCCAATTGTTGATGCATTTCAGcacacaatataaaaaaaaatcatatcaccTAGCTCATCACAAAAGTCTTTACATTTTGGGAAGCTGTCAGACTCGTGCTAGCACatacacattttccaaaatttcaattttcatttgaaaGCTTGGATTTGATCATTGGCAACACATACTATCAGTGGTTCTGTGTgaataaaaaaacatttcattcatttttgagaaatgtctaccCAATACCCCAGCCTGAATAATCATAGTCTATTAATTGTTCTTTCAGGTAAAACGGGTGTTCCATGAAAAAAACATGGCTAGTTTGGTTTATGAATCATTGAGACAACCTTCTTGACTCAGTGTGCAACACAAGTGCTTAATGTGTATTCCCAGGTTTACtcatgcaaaatatttaaaggacATGTACTCAAGGGTTGAGATTTAATAAAGGTAAttaatttttactgctttgtCAAGGACATCCTTTTtgttgttagagagagagagagagctcgcaCACAGGAACACAAGTGGGgggtcagggcagagggagagggagagatagaatcccaagcaggctacatgcttagcatagtgcccaatgcagagcttgatctcataaccctgagaacatgacctgaacggaaatcaagagtcagatgcttaactgactgagccacccacgtgccctgtTACAGACATTCTAAGTGAAACtagctctctccttcctcccacctttcctcctcccctactCTGTCCTCTTCCCCCAtaattcctccttcctttcttccccctccccttaccctctccctctcattttttctctgaGTATCCAGTGGTGAAGAATGCAATAATTACTCTTACTAATCATTGTTCTTGTACCATAGGGTAAATGTGAACACAgtgaaaaatacagataatatcTCAGGATTAGAATAAACATATTTTGGACCTACTGACCACCAAAAGGGTCTTGCGACATCGAGGGGCCACATTCTGAGAACTGCTAAGGGATAAAGTAAGGCCTCCCCACTCTTTTCTTTCCAACTCTAGGCTGGAGTCTTTTGGAGAGGAGGCTTGAAAGAATTTTCCCCAGCATTTTCTATGACCTTTTTTTATCTTCAAATCCAGGTCTTTGCCTATCTCATTCTGACATGTACAATCACCTAAACTAGAAGCCTCTGCTTTCCCTCCTTAGGACTACCATCAGGCCTTCCTGCCACCACACCATCTCAGCTCTGTCCTTAACCTTAACGTGGTGGTCTATCCATTTCCTACTTCCTCTGCCAATGCTGCTCTGTTTAGTTCAAGCCCTTTTCCTCACAGTATCAGTCTCCTATGcaatctctctctgcttcctcctctcctatCTGCGATATACTCTATATCATCATCAcagttattttttccaaaatgcagGATTAATTTGCTGAAAATCTTGGGAAGTCTACAGGATGAAGTCCAAGCACCTTAGTGTTTAAGCTCCCAGTTGAACCTCGACCTGCCCCTGCTATCGCTCATACCAAAACTCTTTCTTTTGCGTGTATTATGGTATGACTTGAATTTAGTTATGGGTGTATACTCTACCTTCTCACTTAAATGCTGGATCTCTGAAATCTTCCCTGTTTCCATCACCAGCGTCTAGTCCTGTACCTGGCAAATAGTTCCTAAAAATTATCACTACATTGAATTTCTGAAGACTTCTACATTCTTCTCCCTATACCTGAAAAGGGTAGGGAATGTGAAATTCTGTGTAGCTCTTAGAAAATTTCCAAAGAAGTAACCAGTGACTCCTCAAATGTTACCCAGTAAATCCATGACAAGACTGAGTAAAATTCAGAATCCACTGCGTTTGATTCACCAACAGGTCTCCCGGCATCCCTTGAGTTGCGTGAcatccaaaaataaaacagatacttccaacttaaaaacaaaacaaataaaactaaaataattctaCGTTCCTTAGTCCCTGGAACCATCAATCCATCTATGCATTTTATTCATACTTCTCTTCTAGCATTACAAGCATTAGCTGTCTTTGTTTTCATGTGTGTGGCAGACACGCAAAGCAACCTGCCAGCTCTGTCCACTGATTTCCTTCTGGAAGTCGTCCTGCCTCCTAGTGACATGGAGAGACACCTGGCCCAAACTGCATTGATTAGATTTTCTCCTAGAAAGTTGTATTCATAGTACAGAGATTCTAGAGGATCTTTGCTGACCACATGGACCAGGAATTCATGTTCATTTGGGGCAGccgtttttcaaatgaaaatagaaaaagccAATTAGTAGCTTTTcatagaaaacagaaaggaacttTTCCGTGTCAATAGCGCTCTCGCAACGATGGTGAGTGTTCCTAAAACCCGCCGGACTTTCTGCAAGAAGTGTGGTAAGCACCAACCCCACAAAGTGACACAGTACAAGAAAGGCAAAGATTCTCTTTATGCCCAGGGAAAGCGGCGTTATGACCGGAAGCAGAGTGGCTATGATGGGCAGACTAAGCCGATTTTCCGGAAAAAGGCTAGAACTACAAAGAAGATTGTGCTGAGGCTTGAATGTGTTGAGCCCAACTGCAGATCGAAGAGAATGCTGGCTATTAAGAGATGCAAGCATTTTGAACTGGGAAGAGATAAGAAGAGAAAGGGCCAAGTGATCCAGTTCTAAACTTCATATTTTgttatgaagacaataaaatctTGATGTTATGttcacttcaaaaaataaaagaaaaagaaaaagaaaaaagaaaacagaaaggagagacCAAGTCACTGAAGCATGAATacattagagagagagggggattgctttagttctttttatctttctgttttctgtttccagTCATTTGAGAGACCTGGCTGACCATTACATGAAATTCCCTGTATcctcctaatattttcttttttcttattggaCATCCTTTAGGACAGTGACCATGTCTCATTAACTTTACTCACAGTCTCCAAAATAGGGCCTGACACAGAGTTGTTGCTCAGTAAGTGTTTCTTCCAGTaatgaataaacacatttattCAACTAACATCTAACTATTAAAATGAACCAGAGAAAAGAAGAAGTTAGGAAGTTTGTCTCTTAGAACATGGAAAAGCTCAATAAAGGGAAAACTTTATTCAGTTGTacttcagggattttttttaaaagattttatttatttggtggagagatggagagaaagagagagagaatgagcagggggagcagcaggcagagagagagggagaagcaggctcctagctgagtggagagcccaatacaggctcaatcccaggaccctgggatcatgacctgagctgaaggcagacatttaaccaatgagccacccaggcgcccttcaagAAATGTATCTTATGATGAATCAAGCCAGCTCTATGGCTATTTGTCACTCTGCTGTCTCTGGAAAACTTGGGTGTTTCAGTTAGAGATATAGATAGTAATGAATGTATTTTTCAAGGAGGAAAGAGTAAACTTACTTAAACTAGCctaaatcaaagaaatgaaaggataTGAGGAAATTTCAGAGAACCCAAAGATGTGAATTAATTACAGCCTGGCCTAAGGGACCTAAAGTGGAGCCTAGAAAAAGCAAGAGCACAGTTCACTTTATATAACTTTGAGCAGTGGTGTGAGTTGTTGGCTTTGCCTCCCTGTATGTACCTCCTCTTTGCCTTCCTCATGTACCTCCTCATGCTCCATCCTCCTCATTGTGGACTTATTTCCCCTTTAATTCCTCATCACTTCCATGGCCCTAAATCTTCAAACTGCAAGTGCCTGTAGTTTCCATGGCATGTCTCTAGTCCTGATTCTAGGAGACCTAATTTTAACTCAGTACATGATCTTCTTCAATTTGACACACTCATAAGACCACTCACCATGACAATCTTTTTCTTAGGTCCTCtgccaagaatacacaatctTTGATCCTgcaggtagcttttttttttttttttttttaaagcttttatttatttattcatgagagacacagagagagagagaggcagagggagaagcagaccccttgcagggagcctgaggtgggactcgatcctaagacccctggataacaccctgagctgaaggtagatgctgaaccgctaagccacccaggcgttccctgCAGGtagcttttattcttttctgaagcCAAGACCCTTCCTTTCTCAATCATTTTGCAATTTAACTTATAGTACATCCTATGAATCACAGTAACTCTTGTTTTATTTGAAGTAATTTTGATAAGCCAGTTAGATTGGAGTCTGTCTTTTTAGATGGaaacatattttgaatgtttAACATAAAAAAGTCAAACGGAGCCAATTTTGCCATTAGGATTTCTTTGACTAGCAGGTCAATGAGAATGAGCTTTGTTTAcacatcaaaagaatgaaatcagtgAAGATGGGAGAGACTCAATGGATTAGGAAATTAGATTTTGCCAGGAACCTCTGTCTTAATCATTAAATCTTTTCTGCTTCTACATC is drawn from Vulpes vulpes isolate BD-2025 chromosome 4, VulVul3, whole genome shotgun sequence and contains these coding sequences:
- the LOC112933778 gene encoding large ribosomal subunit protein eL42-like; amino-acid sequence: MVSVPKTRRTFCKKCGKHQPHKVTQYKKGKDSLYAQGKRRYDRKQSGYDGQTKPIFRKKARTTKKIVLRLECVEPNCRSKRMLAIKRCKHFELGRDKKRKGQVIQF